The Dendrosporobacter quercicolus genome window below encodes:
- a CDS encoding VanW family protein has protein sequence MRGKILLCLAGLLMIAVSLAGWNLVKPLYGSSVYAGIAVEGVEVGGRSRAEVAQLIQVWRQEQLAKAIDIYYGDTVFKIDAQSIDFDFDIEATVDEAWNYGRRGSLWEKLKNIYIAGHQGYRIPVKVKYNESKLEQLVEVWRESIERPPRNAALSLLTGGVVPQEQGRKLEVEVLRPLVVQALKKPDVSGVALPVTPLYPAITVSDIQRTGIREMLSNYSTRFNSQDVNRSTNIKLAANKINGHIVYPGQAFSFNEVVGPREKNYGFKEAMELVDGELVPGIGGGICQVSSTLYNAVLLADLAITERYNHSKPLGYVPLGRDATVVFGVLDFKFTNTAKSPVMIIAEVNGDQLVVGLFGRERPAAAVEVISLEQRIIPPEVVKKQDATMYLGETKVDKQGKPGYEITTVRVVRSAGRELKREILSKDQYLPDHTIVKFGTQIPSFVAEH, from the coding sequence ATGAGAGGAAAAATACTGCTGTGTTTGGCAGGTTTATTGATGATCGCCGTCAGCTTGGCGGGCTGGAATCTCGTAAAGCCGCTATACGGCAGTAGCGTATATGCCGGTATTGCGGTCGAAGGCGTAGAGGTCGGAGGGCGCAGCAGGGCTGAGGTCGCCCAGCTTATTCAAGTATGGCGGCAAGAGCAGCTGGCAAAAGCAATTGATATTTATTATGGCGATACGGTATTTAAAATTGATGCCCAAAGCATTGATTTTGATTTTGACATTGAGGCCACTGTGGATGAGGCCTGGAATTACGGGCGCCGCGGTTCACTGTGGGAAAAATTGAAAAATATCTACATAGCCGGTCATCAAGGCTATCGCATTCCGGTAAAGGTGAAGTATAATGAGAGTAAGCTGGAACAACTGGTTGAGGTCTGGCGGGAATCGATTGAGCGTCCGCCGCGCAATGCGGCCTTGAGCCTGCTTACCGGCGGCGTTGTGCCCCAGGAGCAGGGGCGCAAGCTTGAGGTTGAAGTACTCCGGCCTCTGGTAGTGCAGGCCTTGAAAAAACCGGATGTCAGCGGTGTGGCTCTGCCGGTTACTCCGCTGTATCCGGCAATTACGGTAAGCGATATCCAACGTACCGGTATTCGTGAAATGTTAAGCAATTATTCCACCCGGTTTAATTCCCAGGATGTAAATCGCAGTACGAATATTAAATTGGCTGCAAATAAAATCAATGGTCATATTGTGTACCCCGGCCAGGCCTTTTCTTTTAACGAGGTTGTCGGGCCGAGAGAAAAAAACTATGGCTTTAAAGAAGCAATGGAATTGGTGGACGGTGAATTGGTGCCGGGGATTGGCGGTGGAATCTGTCAGGTTTCCTCCACTTTGTATAATGCGGTTTTGCTGGCTGATTTAGCGATTACCGAACGTTATAATCATTCCAAGCCGCTTGGCTATGTGCCGCTCGGCCGGGATGCGACAGTGGTTTTCGGCGTATTGGATTTTAAATTTACCAATACGGCCAAGTCGCCGGTGATGATTATCGCTGAGGTTAACGGCGATCAATTGGTTGTCGGTTTATTCGGCAGGGAGCGGCCGGCGGCGGCAGTTGAGGTGATCTCGCTGGAGCAGCGGATTATCCCGCCGGAGGTAGTAAAAAAGCAGGACGCAACGATGTATCTGGGAGAAACCAAAGTAGACAAACAGGGAAAACCGGGTTATGAAATTACGACAGTCAGGGTGGTGCGTTCGGCGGGACGCGAGCTAAAGAGAGAGATATTGTCCAAGGATCAGTACCTGCCTGACCACACGATTGTAAAATTTGGCACGCAGATTCCCTCTTTTGTGGCGGAACACTAA
- the ispD gene encoding 2-C-methyl-D-erythritol 4-phosphate cytidylyltransferase has protein sequence MVSVIIAAAGQGKRMGAGVNKVLLPLAGKPVLLHCIETFSRCPQIDELIIVAAPEELAAVERLLGGCQGLKPYKLVSGGSERQYSVANALQAVAAGTQVVLVHDGARPLVEAGLIAAVIQAAGRHGAAIAAVPVKNTIKAVDKDGFVSATLPRHSLWAVQTPQAFRCAVLRQAYEYAAKAGLLATDDAALVEQLGVRVKVVDGAYDNVKITTPEDLRLATAVLKQGCDEMVRFGMGYDVHRLVEGRKLILGGVDIPHSHGLLGHSDADVLLHAVKDALLGAAALGDIGRHFPDSDDRYKGASSLLLLARIGEILREHGYKINNIDATIVAEEPRLAPFIPAMNGNIAAVLELDCRQVNVKATTTEGLGFAGQKEGIAAYAVAAVEG, from the coding sequence GTGGTTTCGGTAATTATTGCGGCAGCAGGGCAGGGCAAGCGGATGGGCGCGGGGGTAAACAAAGTGCTTTTACCGCTGGCGGGCAAACCGGTTTTGCTGCATTGTATAGAAACTTTTTCCCGGTGTCCCCAGATAGACGAACTGATCATTGTGGCGGCGCCTGAAGAACTGGCGGCTGTCGAGCGGCTGCTAGGCGGTTGTCAGGGGCTCAAGCCGTATAAGCTGGTGAGCGGGGGCAGTGAAAGACAGTATTCAGTTGCCAATGCGTTGCAGGCGGTTGCGGCCGGCACACAGGTTGTACTGGTGCATGACGGAGCCCGGCCTTTGGTTGAGGCTGGGCTGATTGCCGCCGTCATTCAGGCCGCCGGACGCCATGGGGCGGCAATTGCCGCTGTGCCAGTCAAAAATACCATTAAAGCAGTGGATAAAGACGGCTTTGTGTCCGCCACCTTGCCGCGGCATTCGTTGTGGGCTGTTCAGACGCCGCAGGCTTTTCGCTGTGCAGTATTGCGGCAGGCCTATGAGTACGCTGCGAAAGCCGGGTTGCTGGCGACCGATGATGCGGCGCTGGTAGAGCAGCTTGGCGTTAGGGTTAAAGTCGTTGACGGCGCTTACGATAATGTAAAGATAACCACGCCGGAAGATTTGCGTTTGGCAACAGCAGTTTTAAAACAGGGGTGTGATGAAATGGTTCGGTTTGGCATGGGATATGATGTCCACCGGTTAGTGGAAGGCCGTAAATTGATTTTAGGCGGGGTAGACATCCCTCACAGTCATGGTTTGCTGGGACACTCCGACGCTGATGTTCTGTTGCATGCGGTTAAGGACGCACTGCTGGGAGCGGCGGCCCTGGGGGATATCGGCCGTCATTTTCCGGATAGCGACGACCGGTATAAAGGGGCGTCAAGCCTGCTGCTCTTGGCCAGGATCGGCGAAATTTTACGGGAGCATGGCTACAAGATAAATAATATTGACGCCACCATTGTGGCTGAAGAACCCAGGCTGGCGCCTTTTATTCCGGCAATGAACGGGAATATTGCAGCAGTTCTGGAGCTTGACTGCCGGCAGGTGAATGTAAAAGCAACTACGACCGAAGGTTTGGGGTTTGCCGGGCAAAAGGAAGGGATTGCAGCTTATGCTGTGGCCGCGGTTGAAGGTTGA
- the sigH gene encoding RNA polymerase sporulation sigma factor SigH, which produces MRLNTQYESYGGFENMTDEEIVADAKENDNTVALDYLINKYRNFVRAKARSYFLIGADREDIIQEGMIGLYKAIRDFRNDKLSSFRAFAELCVTRQIITAIKTATRQKHIPLNSYVSLNKPIYDEDSDRTLLDVLSGSKISDPEELVISREEFIDIEAKMSQILSDLEWKVLMSYLDGKSYQEIAVELERHVKSIDNALQRVKRKLERYLDNRGDDTEIRGMYRGLTGLNRELHELCDCIDGDDD; this is translated from the coding sequence ATGCGGCTAAACACTCAATACGAGTCATACGGTGGATTTGAGAATATGACTGATGAAGAAATTGTGGCAGATGCCAAAGAAAACGACAACACAGTCGCGCTGGATTATTTGATTAACAAATACCGCAACTTCGTTCGGGCTAAGGCCAGATCATATTTTTTGATTGGCGCAGACCGGGAGGATATCATTCAGGAAGGTATGATTGGTTTGTATAAAGCCATCAGGGATTTTCGCAATGATAAACTGTCTTCCTTTCGGGCTTTTGCCGAACTCTGTGTGACCAGGCAGATCATTACTGCCATTAAGACAGCTACCAGGCAGAAACACATTCCCCTGAACTCCTATGTGTCGTTGAATAAACCTATTTATGATGAGGATTCTGACCGGACTCTGCTGGATGTGTTATCCGGTTCCAAGATATCTGACCCTGAAGAGCTCGTGATCAGCCGTGAGGAATTTATTGATATTGAGGCCAAGATGAGCCAGATTCTGAGTGATTTGGAATGGAAAGTACTTATGTCTTACCTTGATGGCAAATCTTATCAGGAGATTGCTGTTGAACTGGAACGTCATGTTAAATCAATTGATAATGCCCTGCAGCGGGTTAAGCGTAAATTGGAGCGGTATCTTGACAATCGCGGTGATGATACGGAGATTCGCGGCATGTACAGGGGCTTGACCGGATTAAACCGGGAATTGCACGAACTGTGTGATTGTATTGACGGTGATGACGATTAG
- the cysE gene encoding serine O-acetyltransferase yields the protein MLERLKRDIEVVFDRDPAARSSLEVLLCYSGLHAIWLYRIANYFFKRGWVILPRMISNFGRFLTGIEIHPGATIGEGLFIDHGTGVVIGETAELGDNVTLYQGVTLGGTGKEKGKRHPTIGNNVVVASGAKVLGSFTVGDYAKIGAGSVVLREVPPYSTVVGIPGKVVCMYGEKVNRPEVDLEHGMLPDPEMEMIMCLQQTVLMLEDRVTQLEEELKRKYDSESV from the coding sequence GTGTTGGAGCGTTTGAAGCGGGATATCGAGGTGGTTTTTGACCGTGATCCGGCGGCGCGCAGTTCGCTGGAAGTGCTGCTCTGTTATTCGGGGCTGCATGCTATTTGGCTGTATCGTATTGCAAATTATTTTTTTAAGCGCGGTTGGGTAATACTACCTAGGATGATCTCTAACTTTGGCCGTTTTCTTACTGGCATAGAAATTCACCCCGGCGCCACCATTGGGGAAGGCTTGTTTATTGATCACGGGACCGGTGTGGTCATTGGTGAAACGGCTGAACTTGGTGACAATGTAACCCTCTACCAGGGAGTGACGCTGGGGGGGACCGGCAAGGAAAAAGGGAAACGGCACCCCACAATTGGCAATAATGTTGTGGTTGCAAGCGGGGCAAAGGTTCTGGGATCCTTTACAGTTGGCGATTATGCGAAAATCGGGGCAGGTTCGGTAGTGCTCAGAGAGGTTCCCCCTTATTCGACGGTTGTCGGCATTCCGGGCAAGGTTGTCTGTATGTATGGCGAAAAGGTTAACCGGCCGGAGGTTGATCTGGAGCATGGCATGCTGCCTGACCCCGAAATGGAAATGATCATGTGTTTGCAGCAAACTGTCCTGATGCTTGAGGACCGGGTAACCCAGCTAGAAGAGGAGCTGAAGAGGAAATATGACAGTGAGAGTGTATAA
- the thyX gene encoding FAD-dependent thymidylate synthase, with product MKVNLIWHTPEPQRVVAMAARLCYSPVGAEQLAESMSEEQVGRLVGKIVDLGHWSTLEHVSFTFAIEGISRVLTHQLVRHRIASYSQQSQRYVSEHDFEYIVPPSVAANAEAEARFRELMARIRDTYDELIALGVHREDARYCLANATETKIVVTMNARALLNFFTLRCCERAQWEIRQMAEEMLKQARRAAPLLFKKAGPTCVAEGYCSEGPMTCGRLAKIKRNSQ from the coding sequence ATGAAGGTAAATTTAATCTGGCATACGCCGGAACCGCAAAGAGTAGTGGCAATGGCGGCGCGCCTGTGTTATTCGCCGGTTGGGGCTGAGCAGCTGGCGGAAAGCATGTCGGAAGAGCAGGTCGGCAGGCTTGTCGGAAAAATCGTCGATTTAGGGCATTGGTCGACATTGGAGCATGTTAGTTTTACATTTGCCATTGAAGGGATATCGAGAGTTTTGACGCATCAACTGGTGCGCCACCGGATTGCTTCTTATTCCCAGCAGTCGCAGCGCTATGTAAGCGAGCATGATTTTGAATATATTGTACCGCCCTCGGTGGCCGCCAATGCTGAAGCCGAAGCCAGATTCCGCGAGCTGATGGCGCGTATTCGCGATACATATGATGAGTTGATTGCTTTAGGCGTTCATAGGGAGGATGCCCGTTATTGCCTGGCGAATGCCACTGAAACCAAAATCGTTGTTACGATGAATGCCAGGGCTTTATTGAATTTTTTTACCCTGCGCTGTTGTGAGCGGGCGCAGTGGGAAATCAGGCAAATGGCGGAAGAAATGCTCAAACAGGCCAGGCGGGCTGCACCGCTGTTGTTTAAAAAAGCCGGGCCAACCTGTGTCGCCGAAGGCTACTGCAGTGAAGGGCCGATGACCTGCGGGCGCCTGGCCAAAATAAAGCGCAATTCCCAATAA
- the rlmB gene encoding 23S rRNA (guanosine(2251)-2'-O)-methyltransferase RlmB — MDTTADVIVGRNSVLEALKSGRSVNKVLIAKGQRQGSIKEIIGIARDSGLIVQEVEIGKLNELSGGMRHQGIAALAAPVDYVEVEDILAKAAEVGEAPFLVLLDELEDPHNLGAILRTADAAGVHGVLIPKRRSCPLSATVAKTSAGAVEYVPVARIGNVAQTLKDLKQAGLWVAGADMAGDKAYYQADLTGPLVIVIGSEGKGLSRLTREHCDFLVRIPMRGKINSLNASVACSLLLYEALKQRELKAE; from the coding sequence ATGGATACTACTGCAGACGTTATCGTTGGCCGCAACAGTGTGCTGGAGGCTTTAAAAAGCGGCCGTTCAGTGAATAAGGTGCTGATTGCCAAGGGGCAGCGGCAAGGCTCGATCAAAGAAATCATCGGCATAGCCCGCGATAGCGGCCTGATTGTACAGGAAGTGGAAATCGGCAAACTCAATGAGCTGTCCGGCGGGATGCGGCATCAGGGTATTGCCGCCCTGGCTGCGCCGGTGGATTATGTGGAAGTTGAGGACATTTTGGCGAAAGCCGCCGAAGTGGGAGAGGCGCCGTTTTTGGTATTGCTGGATGAACTGGAGGATCCGCATAATCTGGGAGCGATTCTGCGTACTGCTGATGCGGCCGGTGTACATGGCGTGCTTATTCCCAAGCGGCGGAGCTGTCCCTTATCGGCAACCGTCGCCAAAACTTCGGCCGGGGCGGTCGAGTATGTTCCGGTAGCGCGCATTGGCAATGTCGCCCAAACGTTAAAAGATTTAAAACAGGCCGGTCTGTGGGTAGCGGGCGCAGACATGGCCGGGGATAAGGCTTACTATCAGGCTGATCTGACCGGTCCGCTGGTCATTGTCATCGGCAGTGAAGGCAAGGGCCTAAGTAGGCTGACCAGAGAACACTGCGATTTTCTGGTGCGCATTCCGATGCGGGGGAAAATAAACTCGCTGAATGCGTCGGTGGCATGCTCGCTATTATTGTATGAAGCGTTAAAACAACGGGAGTTGAAGGCTGAATGA
- a CDS encoding 6-phosphofructokinase: protein MAEFKRIGVLTGGGDCPGLNAVIRAVVKTAAGNGIEVWGMRNGFGGLVENQLEALAVSSVSGILPRGGTILGTTNRDNPFNYRLHKEDEVVYADLSGQALANLAAKGIEALVVIGGDGTLRIGAEFGQLGLPVIGVPKTIDNDIPGTERTFGFDTAVSVATDALDRLHTTAESHHRVMVLEVMGRYAGWIALHSGLAGGADCILIPEIPYNLAAVNAKITERRANGKLFSIIVVAEGARPLQGKMVGVKAAEGSSESIRLGGIGEKLARDIERLTGVESRCTVLGHLQRGGSPTPFDRVLATRYGVAAVECLLTGQTGCMVALQANRIVTLALADIAGKPGNVPVEGDLVADARAINICFGD from the coding sequence ATGGCTGAATTTAAACGTATTGGCGTTTTGACCGGGGGCGGGGACTGTCCGGGACTCAATGCCGTTATCCGGGCTGTGGTGAAGACCGCAGCCGGTAATGGAATAGAAGTCTGGGGCATGCGAAACGGCTTTGGCGGGCTGGTGGAAAACCAGCTGGAGGCATTGGCTGTGAGTTCTGTTTCCGGCATTTTGCCGCGCGGCGGGACGATTTTGGGTACTACCAACCGTGATAATCCCTTCAACTATCGCTTACATAAAGAAGATGAAGTTGTCTATGCCGATTTATCAGGCCAGGCTCTGGCCAATCTGGCGGCCAAGGGAATTGAAGCGCTGGTCGTCATTGGCGGGGACGGAACGCTGCGGATTGGCGCTGAGTTTGGCCAATTGGGCCTGCCGGTGATCGGCGTGCCTAAGACAATTGATAATGATATTCCCGGCACCGAGCGTACGTTTGGTTTTGATACGGCGGTAAGTGTAGCCACAGATGCGCTGGATCGCCTGCACACTACTGCCGAGTCGCATCACCGGGTAATGGTACTGGAGGTTATGGGCCGGTATGCCGGCTGGATTGCCTTGCATTCCGGCTTGGCGGGCGGAGCGGACTGCATTTTAATTCCGGAAATCCCCTATAATCTGGCCGCTGTGAATGCAAAAATAACCGAACGCCGGGCGAATGGAAAACTATTCAGCATTATTGTGGTTGCAGAGGGCGCCCGGCCGCTGCAGGGAAAAATGGTTGGTGTTAAGGCGGCTGAGGGCAGTAGTGAGAGCATTCGCTTAGGCGGCATTGGCGAAAAATTGGCCCGCGACATTGAACGGTTGACCGGCGTGGAGTCCAGATGCACTGTTTTAGGGCATTTGCAGCGGGGCGGCAGCCCGACGCCCTTTGACCGGGTTCTGGCTACCCGCTACGGCGTAGCCGCGGTTGAGTGCCTGCTGACTGGTCAGACCGGCTGTATGGTAGCTTTGCAGGCTAACCGAATTGTTACGCTGGCCTTGGCGGACATTGCCGGAAAACCGGGGAATGTGCCGGTTGAAGGAGATTTGGTTGCTGACGCCCGGGCAATCAATATTTGTTTTGGCGATTAG
- a CDS encoding NYN domain-containing protein: MKSAGKDHLLVDGYNVMNAWPELAALQDNLEHARDRLVDILAHYGAFMDYQVVVVFDAHFVAGGQMHRQIAQGITVIFTEEGSTADSCIEKLAYDLVRRGEAVYVATSDGAEQMLVLGVGAYRISARELLKDVKRVNKVIRDRFADSAHHRRRHELENRLDGDVARRLNELRRGR; encoded by the coding sequence ATGAAATCAGCTGGAAAAGATCATCTTTTGGTCGATGGTTATAACGTTATGAATGCCTGGCCGGAGTTAGCCGCCCTTCAAGATAATCTTGAACACGCCCGCGACAGATTGGTGGATATTCTGGCCCATTACGGAGCATTTATGGATTATCAGGTAGTCGTGGTGTTTGACGCTCATTTTGTCGCAGGCGGCCAAATGCACCGGCAGATCGCTCAGGGGATTACCGTGATTTTTACAGAAGAAGGCTCGACAGCCGACAGCTGTATTGAGAAACTGGCCTATGATCTGGTAAGGCGGGGCGAAGCGGTTTATGTCGCCACTTCGGACGGCGCTGAGCAAATGCTGGTGTTGGGGGTGGGGGCCTATCGCATTTCGGCCCGGGAATTGCTAAAAGATGTTAAACGGGTGAATAAAGTCATACGGGACCGTTTCGCCGACTCGGCACATCATCGCCGCCGGCATGAACTGGAAAATCGGCTGGATGGCGATGTGGCCAGACGCTTAAACGAATTAAGGCGCGGCCGCTAA
- a CDS encoding Mini-ribonuclease 3, whose product MNFEHFKFLIANAFKQGAEGDGALPAKYDSIPVERLNPLVLAYVGDAYFALYVRTRLLAYEQNKVRVLHSFDAKMVSAVMQAYAYRSIEPILSDEELSVVRRGRNAKVNVPKSATIAEYRCSTGFEALLGYLYLGEKFDRLSEIAENAFVVISREMTNTAKKI is encoded by the coding sequence ATGAACTTTGAGCATTTTAAATTTCTAATTGCAAATGCATTTAAGCAGGGCGCTGAAGGAGATGGCGCCCTGCCGGCCAAATATGACAGTATTCCCGTGGAACGGCTGAATCCTTTAGTGCTGGCTTATGTCGGGGATGCTTATTTTGCGTTATATGTCCGCACCAGATTGTTGGCCTATGAGCAAAATAAAGTCCGGGTGCTGCATAGTTTTGACGCTAAAATGGTATCGGCGGTGATGCAGGCTTATGCCTACCGCAGCATTGAGCCGATATTATCGGACGAGGAATTGTCTGTCGTTCGCCGGGGCCGTAATGCCAAGGTGAATGTTCCCAAAAGCGCCACCATCGCGGAATACCGCTGCAGCACTGGTTTTGAAGCACTGCTGGGATATCTGTATCTTGGCGAAAAGTTTGACCGGCTGTCGGAAATTGCTGAAAATGCATTCGTGGTCATTTCCCGGGAAATGACAAATACAGCGAAAAAAATCTAA
- the gltX gene encoding glutamate--tRNA ligase: protein MSEQVRVRFAPSPTGPFHIGGARSALFNWLVARKNGGKFVLRIEDTDLDRSTKESEENIKEALRWLGLTWDEGADIGGPYAPYRQTERLDIYRQYTDKLLESGQVYHCFCTEEELEAERQLLLAEGKTPCYQGRCRSLSEADKIRLAGEGRKPAIRFRVPENQQIAFKDLVRDTVSFDSNGIGDFVIVKSDGIPVYNYAVVIDDAAMEITHVIRAEEHLSNTPRQVLLYQALGLPVPKFGHISLILGQDRSKMSKRHGATSVEQYRKLGYLPEALVNFLALLGWAPAGEQEIFTLEELVENFSLDRVAKNPAVFDIDKLNWINAHYLKQLTPPQLAELVFPHLEAAGYIDGSLNETARGNLIQFLEIIQEQLSYAAQAVEHVDVYFNDQVEFESEEARQVLLDADIPLVMQSFKEKLAALEELSSGAVQTVLKSITKELKIGGKKVYMPVRVAITGKMHGPDLGKLITIIGKERTLQRLNATLAKFH, encoded by the coding sequence ATGTCTGAGCAAGTTAGGGTACGGTTTGCGCCTAGTCCAACCGGTCCGTTTCATATTGGCGGCGCCCGTTCGGCGCTGTTTAACTGGCTGGTCGCCAGAAAAAATGGCGGTAAATTTGTTTTGCGGATTGAAGATACTGATTTAGACCGGTCAACGAAAGAGTCGGAGGAAAATATCAAGGAAGCATTGCGCTGGCTGGGGCTGACCTGGGACGAAGGCGCCGATATCGGCGGACCGTATGCGCCGTACCGCCAGACTGAACGCCTGGATATTTACCGGCAATATACGGACAAATTGCTGGAGAGCGGACAGGTTTATCACTGTTTCTGTACCGAGGAAGAATTAGAAGCAGAACGGCAGTTGTTATTGGCTGAAGGGAAGACGCCTTGTTATCAGGGGCGTTGCCGCAGTCTTTCCGAAGCGGATAAGATCCGGCTGGCTGGCGAAGGCCGAAAACCGGCCATTCGGTTCCGGGTGCCGGAGAACCAGCAAATCGCGTTTAAGGATTTGGTTCGTGATACGGTTAGTTTTGATTCAAACGGAATTGGCGATTTTGTTATCGTAAAATCAGATGGCATTCCGGTTTATAACTATGCGGTTGTCATTGACGACGCGGCAATGGAAATTACGCATGTCATCCGGGCGGAGGAACATTTGTCAAATACACCGCGTCAGGTATTGCTGTATCAGGCGTTAGGCCTGCCAGTACCGAAATTTGGCCATATTTCGCTCATTTTAGGCCAGGATCGGAGTAAAATGAGCAAGCGGCATGGCGCTACCTCTGTTGAGCAATATCGCAAACTGGGGTATTTACCGGAAGCGTTGGTTAATTTCCTGGCGCTGCTGGGTTGGGCGCCGGCCGGTGAGCAGGAGATCTTTACGCTGGAGGAGCTTGTCGAGAATTTTTCTCTGGACCGGGTAGCCAAAAATCCGGCCGTTTTTGATATTGATAAATTAAACTGGATCAACGCTCATTATCTTAAACAACTGACGCCGCCGCAGCTTGCCGAACTGGTTTTCCCTCATCTTGAAGCGGCCGGTTATATTGACGGCAGTCTGAATGAAACGGCCCGGGGCAATTTGATTCAGTTTCTTGAAATCATCCAGGAGCAGCTGAGCTATGCTGCCCAGGCGGTAGAGCATGTCGATGTATATTTTAATGATCAGGTTGAATTTGAAAGCGAGGAAGCGCGGCAGGTATTGCTGGACGCTGATATTCCTTTGGTAATGCAGAGCTTTAAAGAAAAGCTCGCCGCTTTAGAAGAATTAAGCAGCGGCGCTGTTCAGACGGTTTTAAAAAGTATTACTAAGGAGTTAAAGATTGGCGGCAAGAAGGTCTACATGCCGGTGCGGGTGGCAATTACCGGCAAAATGCACGGTCCTGATTTAGGAAAGCTGATTACGATTATCGGCAAGGAACGAACCCTGCAACGTTTAAACGCCACTTTGGCTAAATTTCATTGA
- the cysS gene encoding cysteine--tRNA ligase, translating to MTVRVYNTLTRQKEEFVPRDPGKVSMYVCGVTPYNHPHIGNARPFVTWDIIKRYLEQCGYQVHHVQNFTDIDDKIIRTAKQEGVTWEVIANRYIASYFAVMDKLNVRRADRYPRVSEHIPEIIAMVQGLVDKGFAYAVDGDVYYSVEKFPEYGKLSGRNLEDMKAGARVDIDDRKRHPMDFALWKSAKPEEPSWDSPWGPGRPGWHIECSAMSLKYLGQSFDFHGGGSDLIFPHHENEIAQSEACIGGEPFVRYWLHNGFITLNEEKMSKSLGNFFLVKDILAHYSAEILRFFIVSTHYRSPLDFSDERLTEAGRSLERLRTAVGNCLELNKVEHTGENDAAKLLHKSAVQAQAEFFAAMDDDFNTALAISSMFALAKELNIYYSAVSSGKSEHDAEAYAIARDIYFSMAEVLGILVEERAGKLEGGAGLINQLMDIIIELRQAARQQKDWGTADKIRDKLNAAGIVLEDSPQGVRWKHR from the coding sequence ATGACAGTGAGAGTGTATAATACCTTGACAAGGCAAAAAGAAGAGTTTGTGCCGAGAGATCCCGGCAAAGTCAGTATGTATGTTTGCGGCGTAACGCCGTATAATCATCCGCATATAGGCAATGCGCGGCCGTTTGTTACCTGGGATATTATTAAACGTTACCTGGAGCAGTGTGGTTATCAGGTTCACCATGTGCAAAATTTTACCGATATTGATGATAAAATTATCCGGACCGCGAAGCAGGAAGGCGTGACCTGGGAGGTCATTGCCAACCGCTATATAGCTTCTTACTTTGCGGTTATGGATAAGCTGAATGTTCGCCGGGCCGACCGCTACCCACGGGTCTCCGAGCATATCCCCGAAATTATAGCGATGGTTCAGGGGCTGGTGGATAAAGGCTTTGCCTATGCCGTTGACGGCGATGTCTATTACAGTGTGGAAAAGTTTCCGGAGTACGGCAAATTGAGCGGGAGAAATCTGGAGGATATGAAAGCCGGCGCGCGGGTAGATATTGATGACCGCAAGCGGCATCCCATGGACTTTGCGCTCTGGAAAAGCGCCAAGCCCGAAGAACCGTCCTGGGATAGTCCCTGGGGGCCGGGGCGGCCTGGCTGGCATATTGAATGCTCGGCCATGTCGCTAAAGTACCTTGGGCAGAGTTTCGATTTTCATGGCGGCGGCAGCGATTTGATTTTCCCCCATCATGAAAATGAAATTGCCCAGTCTGAAGCCTGTATCGGCGGCGAGCCGTTTGTGCGCTATTGGCTGCATAATGGTTTTATTACACTCAACGAAGAAAAAATGAGTAAATCTTTAGGGAATTTTTTCCTGGTAAAGGATATTCTGGCGCATTATTCGGCGGAAATTCTACGTTTTTTCATTGTTTCAACCCATTACCGCAGTCCGCTGGATTTCAGTGATGAGCGTTTGACCGAAGCCGGCCGCAGCCTGGAACGTCTGCGGACAGCGGTGGGCAATTGTCTGGAACTAAACAAAGTCGAACACACCGGTGAAAATGATGCCGCTAAATTGCTGCATAAGTCGGCTGTTCAGGCGCAGGCTGAATTTTTTGCGGCAATGGATGATGATTTTAACACTGCGCTGGCCATTAGCAGTATGTTTGCCCTGGCCAAGGAACTGAATATTTATTATAGCGCTGTTTCTTCCGGCAAGTCGGAACATGATGCCGAGGCTTACGCTATCGCCAGAGACATTTATTTTTCCATGGCCGAGGTATTGGGAATACTGGTGGAAGAACGCGCCGGCAAGCTTGAGGGCGGCGCCGGACTGATCAATCAGCTGATGGATATTATCATTGAGCTGCGCCAGGCGGCCCGGCAGCAAAAAGACTGGGGTACTGCCGATAAGATCCGTGATAAGCTGAATGCCGCCGGAATTGTGCTGGAGGATTCACCGCAGGGCGTAAGGTGGAAGCATCGATGA